The window GGGCAGCATTACCAGCCAATTCGAGAACTTCAGCTGCCAAATATTCCATAACAGCAGCTAAATATACGGGAGCACCAGCACCAACACGTTCAGCATAATTGCCTTTGCGCAACAAACGGTGTATACGACCGACAGGAAATTGAAGACCAGCACGATTTGAACGCGACTTTGCCTTGCCCTTCACTTTACCACCTTTACCACGTCcagacatttttaaatataatttagttaacACACGAAAAGGAAATATGAATCACTACAAGCTTGCACAATGTACACTGCACAATTCACTCACTTTATATAAATTCCTCCAACATACTAACGCTGCTTatatactttttcatttcacagtTAAGGTGTGTATTGACATAACTTCGTGACTCGTCATCTTCACGTGCACCTTTAATCGACTTCGCGAAtactttatatgaaaaaatgtacTTTAAAGCAACTGCTTTATTGtgagtataaaatttatttcgcaAAGTGTTAGTGAAAAAGTAAAGTGAGAAAAAACATGCCTCCTAAAACTAGTGGAAAAGCAGCAAAGAAGGCTGGTAAggcccaaaaaaatattactaaaaacgACAAGAAGAAGAAGCGCAAGAGGAAGGAAAGTTATgctatttacatttataaagtGTTGAAGCAAGTACATCCTGATACTGGTATTTCATCAAAAGCCATGAGTATCATGAACAGTtttgtaaatgatatttttgagCGTATCGCTGCCGAAGCATCGCGTTTAGCTCATTACAATAAACGTTCAACTATCACTAGTCGCGAAATCCAAACTGCTGTACGTTTACTTTTGCCTGGTGAATTAGCCAAACATGCTGTGAGCGAAGGTACCAAAGCTGTCACTAAATACACAAGTTCCAAGTAATTTgttcaaatgattaaaaaaaaaaaaaaaatagcaaaaaggcCCTTTTCAGGGCCACaacatataaattaacaaagagatGATTTATGAGTATACAAACACAGTATATGTACTAGTAGATTTGGCCATGCGTTACTGTGGCACTGGTAATACTAtcataataaactattcaatatagAGTAAGCGTGGGCAATATGGtacacatgtttttttttgcaaatctaTTTAGTATAGGGTAATCTTAATTATGCCAGCAGCTGTGAAattccaaagaaaataaaataaaataaatatctaattGTCACCCTTTGTAAacgtacattttttatttatgaactgttttacttataatgtaattgagatataaacatg of the Bactrocera neohumeralis isolate Rockhampton unplaced genomic scaffold, APGP_CSIRO_Bneo_wtdbg2-racon-allhic-juicebox.fasta_v2 ctg3656, whole genome shotgun sequence genome contains:
- the LOC126767037 gene encoding histone H2A-like, encoding MSGRGKGGKVKGKAKSRSNRAGLQFPVGRIHRLLRKGNYAERVGAGAPVYLAAVMEYLAAEVLELAGNAARDNKKTRIIPRHLQLAIRNDEELNKLLSGVTIAQGGVLPNIQAVLLPKED
- the LOC126767036 gene encoding histone H2B; amino-acid sequence: MPPKTSGKAAKKAGKAQKNITKNDKKKKRKRKESYAIYIYKVLKQVHPDTGISSKAMSIMNSFVNDIFERIAAEASRLAHYNKRSTITSREIQTAVRLLLPGELAKHAVSEGTKAVTKYTSSK